One Pyrenophora tritici-repentis strain M4 chromosome 5, whole genome shotgun sequence DNA window includes the following coding sequences:
- a CDS encoding Apc13p multi-domain protein, which translates to MWGVLKCISPVELGGIGFRIWLSVAMTRDSTATYLHMHSSHHADLLEQFTNLTSSQLTPEDIYIPPHLQPVNPEDEDDVVPDQHAAFGIQRATQTKKEPTWRDLGLEELLRRGPGGEVAGASTSAGAGVASGGTGQARREPVRLALARQPGARTGVRAVNGAERGNGGVGGNVGNGLPR; encoded by the exons ATGTGGGGTGTGCTAAAGTGCATAAGCCCGGTCGAGCTGGGAGGCATAGGTTTCCGCATCTGGCTTAGCGTCGCAATG ACACGCGACTCAACAGCAACCTACCTCCACATGCACTCCTCACACCACGCCGACCTCCTCGAACAATTCACAAACCTCACCTCCTCTCAACTCACACCCGAAGACATCTACATCCCGCCGCACCTGCAGCCCGTAAACCccgaagacgaagacgatgTCGTGCCAGACCAACACGCCGCCTTCGGTATACAGCGCGCGACACAGACCAAGAAAGAGCCGACGTGGCGCGACCTGGGGCTTGAGGAGTTGCTGAGGAGGGGCCCTGGCGGCGAGGTTGCGGGTGCAAGTACGAGTGCAGGTGCGGGCGTGGCAAGTGGCGGGACTGGACAGGCGAGAAGGGAGCCGGTTAGGTTGGCCTTGGCGAGACAGCCGGGGGCGAGGACGGGGGTGAGGGCTGTGAATGGAGCTGAGAGGGGTAATGGGGGTGTTGGGGGGAATGTTGGGAATGGGCTGCCGAGGTGA
- a CDS encoding HflC, Membrane protease subunit, stomatin/prohibitin protein: MAALPASLFRFAVPLAIGASVVQSSLYDVKGGTRAVIFDRLSGVKEQVVNEGTHFLVPWLQRAIVFDVRTRPRNISTTTGSKDLQMVTLTLRVLHRPEVKQLPKIYQNLGLDYDERVLPSIGNEVLKAIVAQFDAAELITQREAVSNRIRTDLLKRANEFNIALEDVSITHMTFGKEFTKAVEEKQIAQQEAERARFIVEKAEQERQANVIRAEGEAEAADTISKAVAKSGDGLVLIRRIETQKDIAQMLARNPNISYLPGGSSGGNGGGSSGGSFLLGLRS; the protein is encoded by the exons ATGGCCGCACTGCCCGCTTCACTTTTCCGTTTCGCCGTTCCGCTGGCCATCGGCGCCTCGGTTGTTCAATCATCGCTCTACGATGTCAAAGGTGGAACCCGCGCCGTCATCTTCGATCGTCTGTCCGGTGTCAAGGAACAAGTCGTCAATGAGGGAACCCACTTCTTGGTACCATGGCTCCAGCGGGCCATTGTCTTCGATGTTCGCACGAGGCCCAGGAACATTAGTACCACAACGGGAAGCAAGGATCTGCAAATGGTTACGCTCACATTGAGGGTGTTGCACCGGCCTGAGGTCAAGCAGTTGCCTAAGATCTACCAG AACCTTGGTCTCGACTACGATGAGCGTGTTCTACCCTCCATCGGAAACGAAGTTCTGAAAGCTATTGTCGCCCAATTCGACGCCGCAGAACTCATCACACAACGAGAGGCTGTGTCTAACCGCATCCGCACCGACCTCCTCAAGCGCGCCAACGAGTTCAACATTGCTCTTGAGGACGTCTCCATCACGCACATGACCTTCGGCAAAGAATTCACAAAGGCCGTCGAAGAGAAGCAAATCGCACAACAAGAAGCCGAGCGCGCGCGTTTCATCGTAGAAAAGGCCGAGCAAGAGAGACAGGCAAACGTTATTAGGGCAGAGGGTGAAGCCGAGGCGGCCGATACCATCTCCAAGGCTGTAGCGAAGAGTGGTGATGGATTGGTGTTGATTAGGCGAATCGAAACACAAAAGGACATTGCACAGATGTTGGCGAGAAACCCGAACATCAGCTACCTACCCGGCGGCAGCTCCGGTGGCAATGGAGGTGGCTCCAGTGGCGGCAGCTTCCTACTAGGTCTGAGGTCGTAG
- a CDS encoding protein containing SET domain protein yields MKAELFYTARSLAIQDDFINKAPTICPVAQDGFTIATFPWTHNPTCVDVALPKDEETGRDVRQIFCAYTNANYNNGRGISFVVSPELAATVTMETFGMSIGGMEDQVGGEMGMWEVKEAGVKGKGLFARKDVGAIFAGESVIMQTPVLVVTKELLGTPSISEKRLVLEKAVEQLPTKTRETVKKLDMNVDGSFEDMVTTNGISVKWPWVDEVPELLAIIPEAARINHACRPNTLWRFDDYKLSFEVVALTEIKPGEEITRSYGYETRPHHRRIKSLEANFGFICACPLCTASETTVEESNDRLSEIKALKASLPIDVKETPELLRLVTKLVSLLEEEGLVAQLPQYEEMMAYTWSSYGKEDRAKYWAGRAQKHWEIVAGRESWEQRRCGDLERNVTAHQTWRTWEGEPWLE; encoded by the exons ATGAAGGCAGAGCTCTTCTACACGGCGCGGAGTCTTGCTATCCAAGACGATTTCATTAACAAGGCTCCAACGATATGTCCTGTTGCTCAGGATGGATTTACAATTGCTACTTTTCCATGGACACACAATCCTACTTGTGTAGATGTCGCCCTGCCTAAAGATGAAGAGACGGGACGCGACGTTCGTCAAATTTTTTGTGCATATACGAATGCCAACTACAATAATGGACGCGGTATCAGTTTTGTAGTCAGTCCGGAGCTTGCAGCTACTGTCACAATGGAGACGTTTGGCATGAGTATTGGCGGCATGGAGGACCAAGTGGGTGGAGAGATGGGCATGTGGGAAGTCAAAGAGGCTGGAGTGAAAGGGAAAGGACTGTTTGCGAGAAAAGATGTGGGTGCAATATTTGCAGGAGAGAGTGTGATCATGCAAACACCAGTGTTGGTTGTAACCAAAGAGTTGTTGGGTACACCGAGCATCTCGGAGAAACGACTTGTTCTGGAGAAAGCGGTTGAGCAGTTACCAACGAAGACCAGGGAAACAGTCAAGAAGCTGGATATGAACGTTGATGGCTCGTTTGAGGATATGGTCACAACAAATGGTATCAGCGTGAAGTGGCCCTGGGTTGATGAGGTCCCGGAACTGCTAGCTATCATTCCAGAAGCAGCT CGCATCAATCACGCATGCCGTCCCAACACCCTATGGCGTTTTGATGACTACAAACTGTCTTTCGAAGTCGTTGCGCTCACCGAAATCAAGCCCGGTGAAGAAATCACACGAAGCT ACGGCTACGAAACACGCCCCCACCACCGACGCATCAAATCCCTCGAAGCAAACTTCGGCTTCATATGCGCCTGCCCCCTCTGCACCGCCAGCGAAACCACCGTCGAAGAATCCAACGACCGTCTCAGCGAGATCAAAGCCCTCAAAGCATCCCTTCCAATCGACGTAAAAGAAACCCCTGAACTCCTTCGCCTTGTAACCAAATTAGTCTCCTTACTCGAGGAAGAGGGGCTCGTAGCCCAACTACCCCAGTATGAAGAGATGATGGCGTACACGTGGAGTAGTTATGGCAAGGAGGATCGCGCGAAGTATTGGGCTGGGAGGGCGCAGAAGCATTGGGAGATTGTGGCTGGGAGGGAGAGTTGGGAGCAGAGGAGGTGTGGGGATTTGGAGAGAAATGTCACGGCGCATCAGACGTGGAGGACTTGGGAGGGAGAGCCTTGGCTTGAGTAA